The DNA segment TTTACTTCATTCTACTCCACTACAAACCTCTCTGCTTTACCCCCTCTTCGTGCTCGGATGAAATACATTCCCTTTGGTAAGTTCAGTTCTATGTTATTTTTACCTTGCGGTAACGTATAAACCTGCAATACTTTACCTGAAATATCACTTAATTCATATTCCTGAACGCTATTTGTGTAGTTCTCTATTATTACATAGTTCTGTGCAGGGTTAGGATACAGACTAAAATTATTTTTAGTTTCAGAAGTAATAGTGTTTTCCTGTAATGAGGTTACTGTAAAATCCAGCTTCGTTACAAAAACATCATAAGTTCCTCCTCCGTACGTTGTTTGAAACGCCCCTGCGGTAACATCGTAATCGGTTGATTGAGTATAACCCGTTATATACGCACTGCCACTGCCATCTACGGTAATGCCATAGCCCACATCATCACCACTTCCCCCAATATACGTAGAATACACCAAGCCACTTCCCGACGCATTCAACTTCGTT comes from the Bacteroidia bacterium genome and includes:
- a CDS encoding SBBP repeat-containing protein, with the translated sequence LLLTKLNASGSSLVYSTYIGGSSLDWGRGIVIDGSGSAYVTGCTWSTDYDVTSGAFQTTNGGNADVLLTKLNASGSSLVYSTYIGGSSNDEGYGIAVDGSGSAYVTGYTNSTNYDVTAGAFQTTNGGLWDVFVTKLNASGSGLVYSTYIGGSGDDVGYGITVDGSGSAYITGYTQSTDYDVTAGAFQTTYGGGTYDVFVTKLDFTVTSLQENTITSETKNNFSLYPNPAQNYVIIENYTNSVQEYELSDISGKVLQVYTLPQGKNNIELNLPKGMYFIRARRGGKAERFVVE